Proteins co-encoded in one Novosphingobium sp. PP1Y genomic window:
- a CDS encoding murein transglycosylase A produces the protein MGNTGVPARKIAALSLAFLLASCVRLIPGGSVSGPVTPPVALPTAESALALGVRQGPAIAALRLGQSDSVSALASFRESCPRVTVRADGSGLTRPEDWRQACVAAASWAPATAPQFFTTFFEAARVGDGSAFATGYYEPEIAGSRIRRPGYDVPIYGLPTDLVRANPGDAQPLENGRMPLGRYDRDGRFVPYFDRAEIEQGALMGRGLEIGWAADPVEVFFLQVQGSGRLRAPDGSVVRIGYAGQNGRPYTGIGGLMRERGLIGSGPGRYPGSMQGIIQYIRDHPAEGAALMRENRSWVFFRELTGDGPLGALNVPVRPLSSVAADPRFVPLGAPVWLDLDRREAGGLWIAQDTGGAIKGANRFDTFWGAGEQARLTAGGMSGRGSALIFLPKGTLKRLGAQ, from the coding sequence TTGGGCAACACTGGCGTTCCCGCGCGCAAGATCGCCGCTCTCTCGCTCGCCTTTCTGCTGGCCTCGTGCGTGCGACTGATCCCGGGCGGCAGCGTCAGTGGACCGGTGACGCCGCCTGTCGCGCTACCGACCGCCGAATCGGCGCTTGCCCTCGGCGTGCGGCAGGGGCCCGCCATCGCCGCCTTGCGACTCGGACAGTCCGACTCGGTTTCCGCGCTGGCCTCGTTCCGCGAAAGCTGCCCGCGCGTGACGGTGCGCGCCGACGGCAGCGGGCTTACCCGGCCAGAGGACTGGCGTCAGGCCTGCGTCGCTGCGGCGAGCTGGGCGCCTGCGACCGCGCCGCAATTCTTCACCACGTTCTTCGAGGCCGCGCGCGTCGGCGACGGATCGGCCTTCGCGACCGGATACTACGAACCGGAGATCGCGGGCTCGCGCATTCGCCGTCCCGGCTACGATGTGCCGATCTACGGCCTGCCGACGGACCTGGTGCGGGCGAACCCCGGCGATGCGCAGCCGCTTGAGAACGGTCGCATGCCGCTGGGGCGGTACGATCGCGACGGCCGTTTCGTGCCCTATTTCGACCGCGCCGAGATCGAGCAGGGTGCGCTCATGGGCCGCGGGCTGGAAATCGGCTGGGCGGCCGACCCGGTCGAAGTGTTCTTCCTGCAGGTCCAGGGTTCGGGACGGCTGCGTGCGCCGGACGGATCGGTGGTGCGGATCGGCTATGCCGGGCAGAACGGCCGGCCTTACACCGGTATCGGCGGCCTCATGCGCGAGCGCGGGCTGATCGGTTCCGGGCCCGGGCGGTATCCCGGCTCGATGCAGGGCATCATCCAGTACATCCGCGATCACCCGGCCGAGGGCGCAGCGCTCATGCGCGAGAACCGCTCCTGGGTCTTCTTCAGGGAGCTCACGGGCGACGGACCGCTTGGCGCGCTGAACGTGCCTGTACGACCGCTCAGCTCCGTTGCTGCCGATCCGCGCTTCGTGCCCCTCGGTGCCCCGGTCTGGCTGGACCTTGATCGCCGCGAGGCAGGCGGGCTCTGGATTGCACAGGACACCGGCGGCGCGATCAAGGGCGCCAACCGCTTCGATACGTTCTGGGGGGCAGGTGAGCAGGCCCGGCTCACCGCTGGCGGCATGAGCGGCCGGGGCAGTGCGCTGATCTTCCTGCCCAAGGGGACGCTGAAGCGACTTGGCGCGCAATGA
- a CDS encoding Tim44/TimA family putative adaptor protein: MTPEIVILAMIAAFLGLRLYSVLGRRAEHEEEPIQGRFEGRQGQPGAARVPAPKPDAKADDRNPARQAQRLREMPLAPPSVERGLAEIAQVDRRFDALAFLEGARSAYRMILEAFWKADKAELRALCDDDVYESFSAAIDARVEAGETMDNRLIRIEECAVTAAGIDNGLARITLRFRSDIAAVTRDADGHVVAGSLDDAIEAVDVWTFSRAVNSPDPDWLLDETDAA; encoded by the coding sequence GTGACACCGGAAATCGTGATCCTGGCCATGATCGCAGCCTTCCTGGGCTTGCGGCTCTATTCCGTGCTTGGGCGTCGTGCCGAGCACGAAGAAGAGCCCATTCAGGGACGCTTCGAAGGCCGCCAGGGGCAGCCGGGTGCAGCGCGCGTTCCGGCTCCCAAGCCCGACGCCAAAGCGGACGATCGCAACCCTGCCCGGCAGGCCCAGCGCCTGCGTGAAATGCCGTTGGCCCCGCCTTCGGTCGAGCGGGGCCTCGCCGAAATCGCGCAAGTCGATCGCCGGTTCGATGCGCTTGCCTTCCTCGAAGGCGCGCGCAGTGCCTACCGCATGATCCTCGAGGCTTTCTGGAAGGCCGACAAGGCAGAGCTTCGCGCCCTGTGCGACGATGACGTCTACGAGAGCTTCTCGGCAGCGATCGATGCCCGCGTCGAGGCTGGCGAAACGATGGATAACCGCCTGATCCGCATTGAGGAATGCGCCGTCACGGCAGCCGGCATCGACAATGGTCTTGCCCGCATCACGCTGCGCTTCCGTTCGGACATCGCCGCGGTTACGCGCGACGCGGATGGGCATGTCGTGGCAGGCTCGCTCGACGATGCGATCGAAGCTGTCGACGTGTGGACCTTCTCGCGCGCCGTCAATTCGCCCGATCCCGACTGGCTGCTCGACGAGACCGACGCGGCCTGA
- the secB gene encoding protein-export chaperone SecB, protein MADDGNIISDLNLGNGEDTGPSAGIITQYVKDLSVENPNSPQSFQWQDQPQVDIQFNIGARPIDGEVHEVELKITCTSKAEAGTAYVVDLSYCALVGMRNLDEGQAHAFLFAEAPRILFPFARRVVSDAVRDAGFAPLMLEPIDFNGLYVQQLQAQQQAAETQPAGNA, encoded by the coding sequence ATGGCCGACGACGGCAACATCATCTCCGATCTCAACCTCGGCAATGGCGAGGACACCGGTCCGTCCGCGGGCATCATCACCCAGTACGTCAAGGATCTCTCGGTCGAGAACCCGAATTCGCCGCAGAGCTTCCAGTGGCAGGACCAGCCGCAGGTCGACATCCAGTTCAACATCGGCGCACGCCCGATCGACGGCGAAGTCCATGAAGTCGAACTGAAGATCACCTGCACCTCGAAGGCCGAGGCCGGCACCGCCTATGTCGTCGACCTGTCCTATTGCGCGCTCGTGGGCATGCGCAATCTCGACGAGGGCCAGGCGCACGCCTTCCTGTTTGCCGAAGCGCCGCGCATCCTGTTCCCCTTCGCGCGCCGCGTGGTTTCCGACGCCGTCCGCGATGCCGGCTTCGCGCCGCTGATGCTCGAGCCGATCGACTTCAACGGGCTCTACGTCCAGCAGCTTCAGGCTCAGCAGCAGGCTGCCGAAACCCAGCCCGCAGGCAACGCCTGA
- the murJ gene encoding murein biosynthesis integral membrane protein MurJ: MSLVRNVGTIGGLTALSRVFGFARDMLLARVLGAGLAADAFQLAFVLPNTFRRLFAEGAFSVAFVPMYTRTLAGEGGEDAADRFASDVLAVFVWVLLGFSAIAMLAMPLIVWLLAAEYQAIPGKFELAVTLSRVTFPYLGLVSLVAMLSGLLNAHSKFAPGAFVPVLLNIVLITGILTGYFLRENGGSDVTVAWSIAVAVTASGVAQLAYMAWATRKAGVKLKLTTPRFTPEVKRLGMLILPATFGAGVYQISQFVDTFFATSLAQGSLTLLKYADRLNQMPLGIVGIALGTAILPMLARHIQSDDRAGAQRLQANAVEIATLLTLPAATALAICAPAFVTAFFVGGKMTGANGTIMADIVVALVIGLPSYVLVKVFQPAFFSREDTRTPVWIAAGALIVNIAINIVVVPIYGIVGLAAATAFTSTLNVITLYTILQLRGWFHFTGKLGSRIVRQIIASAAMGAVLWLLVPTMASRYGGNVFEKIWSLGALCTAGLVVFFGVAYVVGALDKDLLAQLRRRRPAAKAEPVDLSE, from the coding sequence ATGAGTCTCGTCCGCAACGTCGGCACGATCGGCGGCCTCACAGCCCTCAGCCGCGTCTTCGGTTTTGCCCGCGACATGCTGCTGGCCCGCGTCCTTGGCGCCGGGCTGGCCGCGGACGCGTTCCAGCTTGCCTTCGTCCTGCCCAACACCTTCCGGCGCCTGTTCGCCGAGGGCGCCTTCTCGGTCGCCTTCGTGCCGATGTACACCCGGACGCTGGCCGGCGAAGGCGGCGAGGATGCCGCCGACCGTTTCGCCAGCGACGTCCTTGCGGTCTTTGTCTGGGTCCTGCTGGGCTTTTCGGCAATCGCCATGCTGGCGATGCCGCTGATCGTCTGGCTGCTCGCAGCCGAATACCAGGCGATCCCAGGCAAGTTCGAGCTCGCGGTAACGCTCAGCCGCGTGACCTTCCCCTATCTCGGCCTCGTCAGCCTGGTGGCGATGCTCTCGGGCCTGCTCAACGCGCACTCGAAGTTCGCGCCGGGCGCCTTCGTGCCGGTGCTGCTCAACATCGTGCTGATCACCGGCATCCTCACCGGCTATTTCCTGCGCGAAAACGGCGGCAGCGACGTGACGGTCGCCTGGTCGATCGCAGTCGCAGTGACGGCATCGGGCGTGGCGCAGCTCGCCTACATGGCCTGGGCCACGCGCAAGGCCGGCGTGAAGCTGAAGCTCACGACGCCCAGGTTCACTCCCGAAGTGAAGCGCCTGGGCATGCTGATCCTGCCTGCCACCTTTGGCGCGGGCGTCTACCAGATCAGCCAGTTCGTCGATACCTTCTTCGCCACTTCGCTGGCGCAGGGTTCGCTCACGCTGCTCAAGTACGCCGACCGCCTCAACCAGATGCCGCTCGGCATCGTCGGCATTGCCCTGGGCACCGCGATCCTGCCGATGCTGGCGCGCCACATCCAGAGCGATGACAGGGCCGGAGCCCAGCGCCTTCAGGCCAATGCGGTCGAAATCGCAACCCTGCTCACGCTGCCCGCGGCCACTGCGCTGGCAATCTGCGCGCCCGCCTTCGTCACGGCCTTCTTCGTGGGCGGCAAGATGACCGGCGCGAACGGGACGATCATGGCCGACATCGTCGTGGCACTGGTCATCGGCCTGCCCTCCTACGTGCTGGTCAAGGTGTTCCAGCCCGCCTTCTTCAGCCGCGAGGACACCCGCACCCCGGTCTGGATCGCGGCCGGCGCGCTGATCGTGAACATCGCCATCAACATCGTCGTCGTGCCGATCTACGGCATCGTCGGCCTTGCAGCGGCCACTGCGTTCACTTCCACGCTCAACGTGATCACGCTCTACACGATCCTGCAACTGCGCGGCTGGTTCCACTTCACCGGCAAGCTCGGCTCGCGCATCGTGCGCCAGATCATCGCCAGCGCGGCGATGGGCGCGGTCCTGTGGCTGCTCGTGCCGACGATGGCCTCGCGCTATGGGGGCAACGTGTTCGAGAAGATCTGGTCGCTCGGTGCCCTGTGCACGGCGGGCCTCGTGGTCTTCTTCGGCGTCGCCTATGTCGTCGGCGCTCTCGACAAGGACCTGCTTGCCCAGCTACGGCGTCGCCGGCCGGCCGCGAAGGCGGAACCGGTCGATCTTTCGGAATAA
- the trpS gene encoding tryptophan--tRNA ligase: MRIVSGIQPTGNLHLGNYLGAIRNWVKMQDDMAAQGGQSLYFLADLHAISMPFEPETLSSNTREMVAALVACGIDPDRSILFNQAQVPHHAELQWLLNGTARMGWLNRMTQWKDKAGKNREGASVALFTYPVLQAADVLLYQATHVPVGEDQKQHLELARDIAQKFNNDFASEENPVFTLPEPIIPPEAARIMSLRDGTAKMSKSDPSDMARINLTDDADTIMKKVKKAKTDPEPLPSEKAGLEGRAEAANLVGIYAVMTGSTVDGVLADFGGEGFGKFKPALGELLVEKLAPINARFVELRQDRGALDAILHKGAEKARALAVPTLDATYKALGLVRG, encoded by the coding sequence ATGCGTATCGTCTCCGGCATCCAGCCCACCGGCAACCTGCACCTCGGCAATTACCTGGGCGCGATCCGCAACTGGGTGAAGATGCAGGACGACATGGCCGCGCAGGGCGGGCAGAGCCTGTATTTCCTGGCCGACCTCCACGCGATCTCGATGCCCTTCGAGCCCGAAACGCTGTCGTCAAACACCCGCGAGATGGTCGCCGCGCTGGTCGCCTGCGGCATCGACCCGGACCGCTCGATCCTGTTCAACCAGGCGCAGGTTCCCCACCATGCCGAGCTGCAATGGCTGCTCAACGGCACGGCCCGCATGGGCTGGCTGAACCGCATGACGCAGTGGAAGGACAAAGCCGGCAAGAACCGCGAAGGCGCCTCGGTCGCGCTGTTCACCTACCCGGTGCTGCAGGCCGCAGACGTGCTGCTCTACCAGGCGACCCACGTTCCGGTGGGCGAGGACCAGAAGCAGCACCTCGAGCTTGCCCGCGACATCGCGCAGAAGTTCAACAACGACTTCGCCTCGGAAGAGAACCCGGTGTTCACCCTGCCCGAACCGATCATCCCGCCCGAGGCGGCGCGCATCATGTCCCTGCGCGACGGCACGGCCAAGATGAGCAAGTCCGACCCCTCGGACATGGCGCGCATCAACCTGACCGACGATGCCGACACGATCATGAAGAAGGTCAAGAAGGCCAAGACCGATCCCGAACCGCTTCCTTCCGAGAAGGCCGGGCTTGAGGGCCGCGCGGAAGCCGCGAACCTCGTCGGGATCTACGCGGTGATGACCGGAAGCACGGTCGATGGCGTGCTTGCCGATTTCGGCGGCGAGGGCTTCGGCAAGTTCAAGCCTGCACTGGGCGAACTGCTGGTCGAGAAGCTGGCGCCGATCAATGCGCGCTTTGTCGAACTGCGCCAGGACCGCGGCGCACTCGACGCGATCCTGCACAAGGGCGCCGAGAAGGCCCGCGCCCTGGCCGTGCCGACGCTCGATGCGACCTACAAGGCGCTCGGCCTCGTCAGGGGCTGA
- a CDS encoding MOSC domain-containing protein — translation MASLMSPLTIPVLSVQRGKVRSFRGADEPSAIGKRPVAGRVGVGRLGLDGDEQADLAVHGGPDKAIHHYPHDHYAYWRGEIGAHPLLDDFGAFGENVSTRGLTEDMVCIGDRWRLGTALVEVSQGRQPCWKLDHRFDGARVNAGTVRARRPGWYYRVIEEGEVAAGDLMALEQRPYPDWTVLRVFGLLIAGDHKRDRASLEALGDVAPLAEPWARRRTQLLG, via the coding sequence ATGGCGAGTCTGATGTCCCCGTTGACCATTCCGGTTCTTTCCGTCCAGCGCGGCAAGGTGCGCAGCTTTCGCGGCGCGGACGAGCCGAGCGCAATCGGCAAGCGGCCGGTTGCAGGGAGGGTGGGTGTCGGCCGCCTCGGCCTCGACGGCGACGAGCAGGCCGACCTTGCCGTGCATGGCGGGCCGGACAAGGCGATCCACCACTATCCGCACGACCACTACGCCTACTGGCGGGGTGAAATCGGCGCGCACCCGCTTCTCGACGACTTCGGCGCTTTTGGCGAGAACGTGTCGACCCGGGGATTGACCGAGGACATGGTCTGCATCGGCGACCGATGGCGGCTCGGCACTGCACTCGTCGAGGTCAGCCAGGGGCGCCAGCCATGCTGGAAGCTCGACCACCGCTTCGACGGTGCGCGGGTCAACGCCGGCACCGTCAGGGCCCGGCGGCCGGGCTGGTACTACCGGGTGATCGAAGAGGGCGAGGTCGCTGCCGGCGACCTCATGGCACTCGAGCAGCGGCCCTATCCGGACTGGACGGTGCTGCGCGTCTTCGGCCTACTCATCGCAGGCGATCACAAGCGCGACCGGGCGAGCCTGGAAGCACTGGGCGATGTCGCGCCGCTCGCCGAACCCTGGGCCCGGCGGCGTACGCAACTCCTGGGCTGA
- a CDS encoding DUF4136 domain-containing protein, with translation MSHQSGSFLGRLRFVAAAMLLMAVAACATPFKADVSRFQSQLPAPSGQTFAVVADDPKLAGGLEFAQYAGLVRDRMANLGYVPTEDPAKADMIVRFDYGVDNGRERIRSTGIGPSSYWGPWYGYNRFGYWGPSRFGYWGGPWRYGFYDPFFDGGVDSYTVYTSGISLKIDRAADGQRLFEGKAEALSTSNRLQYLVPNLVESMFTGFPGNSGETVRITVAPEKK, from the coding sequence ATGTCACATCAATCCGGATCATTTTTAGGCAGATTGCGCTTCGTCGCCGCTGCCATGCTGCTGATGGCGGTCGCCGCCTGCGCCACGCCGTTCAAGGCGGACGTCTCGCGCTTCCAGTCCCAGCTTCCGGCCCCCTCGGGCCAGACTTTCGCCGTCGTCGCAGACGATCCCAAGCTGGCCGGCGGTCTCGAATTCGCCCAGTATGCTGGCCTCGTGCGCGATCGCATGGCCAACCTGGGCTATGTTCCGACCGAAGACCCGGCAAAGGCGGACATGATCGTGCGCTTCGACTATGGCGTCGACAATGGGCGCGAACGCATCCGTTCGACCGGCATCGGCCCGTCGTCCTACTGGGGCCCGTGGTATGGCTACAACCGCTTCGGCTACTGGGGCCCGTCGCGCTTCGGCTATTGGGGCGGACCGTGGCGCTATGGCTTCTACGACCCGTTCTTCGATGGCGGCGTCGACAGCTACACCGTCTATACCAGCGGCATCAGCCTGAAGATCGACCGCGCGGCCGACGGCCAGCGGCTGTTCGAAGGCAAGGCAGAGGCCCTCTCGACCTCCAATCGCCTGCAGTATCTCGTACCCAATCTCGTCGAATCGATGTTTACCGGGTTCCCCGGGAACTCAGGCGAGACCGTGCGCATTACAGTCGCACCGGAAAAGAAGTGA
- the dut gene encoding dUTP diphosphatase codes for MHSPSNVPVPIKVLPHGEGLPLPAYATSGAAGMDVVSAEDVTIAPGARHAVATGIAVAIPHGFEIQVRPRSGLALKHGITVANAPGTVDSDYRGEVKAILINHGNAPFEIRRGDRVAQLVLAPVTLASWLPVEELDETERGEGGFGSTGGVVALGN; via the coding sequence ATGCACTCGCCCAGTAACGTTCCCGTGCCGATCAAGGTCCTGCCGCATGGCGAGGGGCTGCCGCTCCCCGCTTATGCGACGTCGGGCGCTGCCGGCATGGACGTCGTCTCGGCAGAGGACGTGACGATCGCGCCGGGCGCGCGTCATGCCGTGGCGACGGGCATTGCCGTGGCGATCCCGCACGGATTCGAGATTCAGGTGCGTCCGCGCTCCGGCCTTGCGCTCAAGCACGGCATCACTGTGGCCAATGCGCCCGGCACGGTCGATTCGGACTATCGCGGCGAGGTCAAGGCTATCCTCATCAACCACGGCAACGCGCCTTTCGAAATCCGGCGCGGCGACCGCGTCGCCCAGCTTGTTCTTGCGCCGGTCACGCTGGCCTCGTGGCTGCCGGTAGAGGAACTCGACGAGACCGAGCGCGGTGAAGGCGGTTTCGGTTCTACCGGCGGGGTCGTCGCCCTCGGCAACTGA
- a CDS encoding phosphopantothenate--cysteine ligase family flavoprotein → MSGPRILLVIGGGIAAYKACELVRHIRKEGGEVTCVLTEGGSKFVTPMALAALSEKPVYTTLWDLKNEAEMGHIQLSREADLVVVCPATADLLAKMASGIADDLATTMMLATDKPVMAVPAMNVRMWQHAATVRNVQVLREAGVDVMEPDEGTMACGEYGPGRLPDPIAIWQRIAWALGLGPVEVAPLPGDMPSRALPEPQDNPLQWQPQFHEPEADLSEGEGQGLGGLSGSMISRGLKKAKQAISFGHHEDDPAATREAAPSPASSLLVSKKGAARAAPPTDPDAINHLVTGASDFARPEPFDGGVEMVADMGEVHNHRGAGTPQQAFPVEGPLTGRHVLVTAGPTWEPIDPVRYIANRSSGKQGFSIAAAAAEAGARVTLVAGPVHLPTPPGVDRVDVESALEMADAVKNALPADIAVMVAAVADWRTVNTAKEKLKKRGSAPPALLLTENPDILATVAARPDRPPLLIGFAAETDNVLQYAKEKRKRKGADWIIANDVSGDVMGGDANAVHIVTGSDVVSLPEMPKEDVARILVERFADALAQ, encoded by the coding sequence ATGAGTGGACCCAGGATTCTTCTGGTCATTGGCGGCGGCATTGCTGCCTACAAGGCCTGTGAGTTAGTCCGCCACATCCGCAAGGAGGGTGGCGAGGTTACCTGTGTTCTGACCGAAGGCGGATCGAAGTTCGTGACGCCGATGGCGCTCGCAGCGCTGTCCGAGAAGCCGGTCTATACCACGCTCTGGGACCTCAAGAACGAAGCCGAGATGGGACACATCCAGCTCAGCCGCGAGGCGGACCTCGTCGTCGTATGCCCGGCTACGGCGGACCTGCTCGCAAAGATGGCCTCGGGCATTGCCGACGATCTTGCCACGACGATGATGCTGGCGACGGACAAGCCGGTGATGGCCGTGCCTGCGATGAACGTGCGCATGTGGCAACACGCCGCCACGGTGCGCAACGTCCAGGTCCTGCGCGAGGCGGGTGTAGATGTCATGGAGCCAGACGAGGGCACGATGGCCTGCGGCGAGTATGGTCCCGGACGGCTGCCCGATCCGATCGCGATCTGGCAGCGTATCGCCTGGGCGCTTGGCCTCGGTCCCGTCGAAGTCGCGCCGCTGCCCGGCGACATGCCAAGCCGGGCCCTGCCCGAACCGCAGGACAATCCGCTTCAGTGGCAGCCGCAGTTCCATGAGCCTGAAGCCGATCTTTCCGAAGGTGAAGGACAGGGGCTGGGTGGGCTTTCGGGCTCTATGATCTCGCGCGGGCTGAAGAAGGCCAAGCAGGCGATTTCATTCGGGCACCACGAAGATGATCCCGCAGCCACCCGGGAGGCAGCGCCGTCGCCTGCGTCCTCGCTTCTGGTATCGAAGAAGGGCGCTGCCCGCGCGGCACCGCCGACCGACCCGGACGCGATCAACCACCTTGTCACCGGCGCCTCGGATTTTGCACGCCCCGAACCGTTCGACGGCGGCGTCGAGATGGTCGCCGACATGGGCGAGGTTCACAATCACCGCGGGGCCGGGACGCCGCAGCAGGCTTTCCCTGTCGAAGGGCCGCTGACCGGTCGCCACGTGCTGGTCACGGCCGGCCCGACCTGGGAGCCGATCGACCCGGTGCGCTACATCGCCAATCGCTCTTCGGGCAAGCAGGGCTTCTCGATCGCCGCCGCTGCGGCGGAAGCGGGCGCGCGCGTAACGCTGGTCGCCGGGCCGGTACACCTGCCCACTCCGCCGGGCGTCGACCGCGTCGACGTGGAGAGCGCGCTGGAAATGGCCGATGCCGTGAAGAACGCGCTTCCGGCCGACATTGCCGTCATGGTCGCGGCGGTCGCGGACTGGCGTACGGTCAATACCGCCAAGGAAAAGCTCAAGAAGCGCGGTTCGGCTCCGCCGGCGCTGCTGCTGACCGAGAACCCCGATATTCTGGCCACCGTTGCCGCGCGGCCGGACCGGCCGCCGCTTCTGATCGGCTTCGCTGCAGAGACCGACAACGTGCTCCAGTATGCCAAGGAGAAGCGCAAGCGGAAGGGCGCGGACTGGATCATTGCCAACGACGTGTCTGGCGATGTGATGGGCGGCGATGCCAATGCCGTGCACATCGTTACCGGCAGCGACGTCGTCAGCCTCCCCGAAATGCCCAAGGAGGATGTCGCGCGCATCCTCGTAGAAAGGTTTGCAGATGCACTCGCCCAGTAA
- the ubiB gene encoding 2-polyprenylphenol 6-hydroxylase has translation MTSKVTHIARLLKWGRVLARHGALRGIEKDRNAPAPVKRLCRIARFGTRQPREPDYAGAFQEIGPAAIKLGQALATRPDLVGEGPARNLLTLQDSLPPVAFALIRERVEESFGRPIEALFSSFDEEPIGAASIAQVHRAVTTDGRHVAVKVLRPRIREKFAQDVGTYEWAAAHLEALGGEAMRLRPRAVIDNLKRWTLRELDLRREAASASELAEAMKGIEGYAIPDIDWDRTNGSVLTVEWVDGVKMSDLEALRAAGHDLPRLARKLVLTFLTQAISSGFFHADMHQGNLFVRDDGTIVAIDFGIMGRINRQARLWLAEILYGLTTGNYRRVAEIHFEAQYVPSYHTVEEFATALRAVGEPMRGKPVSELSVGQMLDGLFAITRDFDMQVQPHLLLLQKTMVMVEGLATALDPQINMWDVSGPFVKDWLRDELGPEAKIADRLREDLGTLARLPDLVRRIEEKFPPKGGAPEQAPLPEVDLIWAGRSAREASGKPDVNHWGGYVVAALAGGIAAWAVTYWSILG, from the coding sequence GTGACCAGCAAGGTGACCCATATCGCCCGCCTGCTCAAATGGGGGCGGGTGCTGGCGCGCCACGGTGCGCTGCGCGGGATCGAGAAGGACCGCAATGCCCCGGCGCCGGTCAAGCGCCTGTGCCGCATCGCCCGTTTCGGTACGCGCCAGCCCAGGGAACCGGACTATGCCGGTGCCTTTCAGGAAATCGGCCCCGCGGCTATCAAGCTCGGCCAGGCGCTGGCAACGCGGCCCGATCTTGTCGGTGAAGGTCCTGCGCGCAATCTGCTTACCTTGCAGGACAGCCTGCCGCCCGTCGCCTTCGCGCTGATCCGCGAACGCGTAGAGGAAAGCTTCGGCAGGCCCATCGAGGCCCTGTTCTCCTCATTCGATGAAGAACCCATCGGTGCGGCTTCGATTGCCCAGGTGCATCGCGCCGTGACCACAGACGGCCGCCACGTCGCGGTCAAGGTGCTGCGCCCGCGTATCCGCGAGAAGTTCGCCCAGGACGTAGGCACCTACGAATGGGCCGCGGCGCACCTCGAGGCGCTGGGCGGCGAGGCGATGCGCCTGCGTCCGCGCGCGGTGATCGACAACCTCAAGCGCTGGACCCTGCGCGAGCTGGATTTGCGGCGCGAGGCGGCTTCGGCTTCGGAACTGGCCGAGGCGATGAAGGGTATCGAGGGCTACGCGATTCCCGATATCGACTGGGACCGCACCAACGGTTCGGTGCTGACGGTCGAATGGGTCGACGGCGTCAAGATGAGCGACCTCGAAGCGCTGCGCGCCGCCGGGCACGACTTGCCCAGGCTTGCCCGCAAGCTGGTGCTGACTTTCCTGACCCAGGCGATCTCCAGCGGTTTCTTCCATGCCGACATGCACCAGGGGAACCTGTTCGTGCGCGATGACGGCACCATCGTCGCCATCGACTTCGGGATCATGGGCCGGATCAACCGGCAGGCGCGCCTGTGGCTGGCGGAAATCCTCTACGGCCTGACCACCGGCAATTATCGCCGCGTCGCCGAGATCCACTTCGAAGCCCAGTACGTGCCGAGCTATCACACGGTAGAGGAGTTCGCGACGGCGCTGCGCGCGGTGGGCGAGCCGATGCGCGGCAAGCCGGTGTCAGAGCTTTCGGTCGGGCAGATGCTCGACGGGCTCTTCGCCATCACCCGCGACTTCGACATGCAGGTCCAGCCGCACCTGCTGCTGTTGCAGAAGACGATGGTCATGGTCGAAGGTCTCGCGACCGCGCTCGATCCGCAGATCAACATGTGGGACGTCTCCGGGCCTTTCGTGAAGGACTGGCTGCGCGACGAACTGGGCCCGGAAGCCAAGATCGCCGACCGCCTGCGCGAAGACCTCGGTACACTCGCGCGTCTGCCCGACCTGGTCCGCCGGATCGAGGAGAAGTTCCCGCCCAAGGGCGGCGCGCCCGAACAGGCGCCCCTGCCCGAAGTGGACCTGATCTGGGCCGGGAGATCGGCGCGTGAGGCTTCGGGCAAACCTGATGTTAACCATTGGGGTGGCTATGTTGTGGCAGCGCTTGCTGGGGGCATTGCTGCATGGGCCGTCACGTACTGGAGCATTCTGGGCTAG